In Neofelis nebulosa isolate mNeoNeb1 chromosome 10, mNeoNeb1.pri, whole genome shotgun sequence, one DNA window encodes the following:
- the LOC131488718 gene encoding olfactory receptor 10A3-like — protein MKRQNQSSVVEFILLGFSNFPELQEQLFGVFLVVYLGTLMGNAIIIVIISLEQSLHVPMYLFLQNLSVVDVSFSAVIMPEMLVVLSTEKTSISFVSCFAQMSFILFFGGTECFLLGAMAYDRFAAICHPLSYPMIMNKRVFMKLVMFSWVSGIMVATVQTTWVFSFPFCGPNEINHISCETPAVLELACADTFLFEIYAFTGTILIVMVPFVLILLSYIRILFAILKMPSATGRQKAFSTCASHLTSVTLFYGTASMTYLQPKSGYSPETKKVMSLSYSLLTPLLNPLIYSLRNSEMKRALMKLWRRKVDSHIF, from the coding sequence atgaaaaggcaaaatcaAAGCTCTGTGGTTGAATTCATCCTCTTGGGCTTTTCTAACTTTCCTGAACTCCAAGAGCagctctttggggttttcttggTTGTTTACCTTGGGACTCTGATGGGAAATGCCATCATTATAGTCATCATCTCCCTGGAACAGAGCCTCCACGTTCCCATGTACCTGTTCCTGCAGAACCTGTCTGTGGTGGATGTGAGTTTCAGTGCAGTCATTATGCCTGAAATGCTGGTGGTCCTCTCCACTGAGAAAACGTCAATTTCATTTGTGAGCTGTTTTGCACagatgtcttttattcttttttttggtgGGACTGAATGTTTTCTCCTGGGGGCGATGGCTTATGACCGATTTGCTGCAATCTGCCATCCTCTGAGCTACCCAATGATTATGAACAAAAGGGTTTTCATGAAATTAGTAATGTTCTCATGGGTCTCAGGGATCATGGTGGCTACTGTGCAGACCACATGGGTTTTCAGTTTTCCCTTCTGTGGCCCCAATGAAATCAATCACATCTCTTGTGAAACCCCAGCAGTGCTAGAACTTGCATGCGCAGACACCTTTCTGTTTGAAATCTATGCATTCACTGGCACCATTTTGATTGTCATGGTCCCCTTTGTGTTGATTCTCTTATCTTATATTCGGATTCTCTTTGCCATCCTGAAGATGCCATCGGCCACCGGGAGGCAAAAGGCCTTTTCCACCTGTGCCTCCCATCTCACGTCTGTGACCCTCTTCTATGGCACAGCCAGTATGACTTATTTACAACCCAAATCTGGCTATTCCCCAGAAACCAAGAAGGTGATGTCATTGTCCTACTCACTTCTTACACCTCTGTTGAATCCACTGATCTACAGCTTGAGAAACAGTGAGATGAAAAGGGCTTTGATGAAATTGTGGCGAAGAAAGGTGGATTCACATATATTCTGA
- the LOC131488719 gene encoding olfactory receptor 10A3 — translation MKRQNQSSVVEFILLGFSNFPELQEQLFGVFLVVYLGTLMGNAIIIVIISLEQSLHVPMYLFLQNLSVVDVSFSAVIMPEMLVVLSTEKTSISFVSCFAQMSFILFFGGTECFLLGAMAYDRFAAICHPLSYPMIMNKRVFMKLVMFSWVSGIMVATVQTTWVFSFPFCGPNEINHISCETPAVLELACADTFLFEIYAFTGTILIVMVPFVLILLSYIRILFAILKMPSATGRQKAFSTCASHLTSVTLFYGTANMTYIQPKSGYSPETKKVMSLSYSLLTPLLNPLIYSLRNSEMKRALMKLWRRKVDSHIF, via the coding sequence atgaaaaggcaaaatcaAAGCTCTGTGGTTGAATTCATCCTCTTGGGCTTTTCTAACTTTCCTGAACTCCAAGAGCagctctttggggttttcttggTTGTTTACCTTGGGACTCTGATGGGAAATGCCATCATTATAGTCATCATCTCCCTGGAACAGAGCCTCCACGTTCCCATGTACCTGTTCCTGCAGAACCTGTCTGTGGTGGATGTGAGTTTCAGTGCAGTCATTATGCCTGAAATGCTGGTGGTCCTCTCCACTGAGAAAACGTCAATTTCATTTGTGAGCTGTTTTGCACagatgtcttttattcttttttttggtgGGACTGAATGTTTTCTCCTGGGGGCGATGGCTTATGACCGATTTGCTGCAATCTGCCATCCTCTGAGCTACCCAATGATTATGAACAAAAGGGTTTTCATGAAATTAGTAATGTTCTCATGGGTCTCAGGGATCATGGTGGCTACTGTGCAGACCACATGGGTTTTCAGTTTTCCCTTCTGTGGCCCCAATGAAATCAATCACATCTCTTGTGAAACCCCAGCAGTGCTAGAACTTGCATGCGCAGACACCTTTCTGTTTGAAATCTATGCATTCACTGGCACCATTTTGATTGTCATGGTCCCCTTTGTGTTGATTCTCTTATCTTATATTCGGATTCTCTTTGCCATTCTGAAGATGCCATCAGCCACTGGGAGGCAAAAGGCCTTTTCCACCTGTGCCTCCCATCTCACGTCTGTGACCCTCTTCTATGGCACAGCCAATATGACTTATATCCAACCCAAATCTGGCTACTCCCCAGAAACAAAGAAGGTGATGTCATTGTCTTACTCACTTCTTACACCTCTGTTGAATCCACTGATTTACAGCTTGAGAAACAGTGAGATGAAAAGAGCTTTGATGAAATTGTGGCGAAGAAAGGTGGATTCACATATATTCTGA